The following coding sequences are from one Cercospora beticola chromosome 4, complete sequence window:
- a CDS encoding uncharacterized protein (antiSMASH:Cluster_12), translating to MSSGADVAGAAEYTGTRELEKTLALREEGTGEANECFIEAQSVWQIVWRYHPVGEDEAVDASLEELRASLDKLKEALAADKPTVPDPDTAVVDQDTVRDAAVDEEKASNEHVNETALFMVQTPPPECSLRIEIPAPTQGSGGAGGFSFSGHGSHAGIRSDGRSMSHDAIIPIARALTISFRFAAVTSSLSKPRRP from the exons ATGTCCTCTGGTGCAGATGTTGCTGGTGCAGCCGAATACACGGGAACCAGGGAATTGGAGAAGACCCTTGCGCTGCGTGAAGAGGGG ACTGGAGAGGCCAATGAGTGCTTCATCGAGGCCCAATCAGTGTGGCAAATTGTCTGGCGTTACCATCCTGTCGGCGAAGATGAGGCGGTCGATGCATCTTTGGAAGAGCTTCGAGCCTCACTCGACAAACTGAAGGAAGCGCTGGCTGCAGACAAGCCGACTGTGCCCGATCCTGATACGGCTGTGGTGGACCAAGACACTGTGCGCGATGCGGCTGTTGACGAGGAAAAAGCCAGCAACGAACACGTGAACGAAACAGCACTCTTCATGGTGCAGACACCGCCACCAGAATGCAGCTTGCGCATTGAGATCCCA GCGCCCACTCAAGGCTCGGGAGGTGCGGGAGGCTTTTCGTTCTCCGGCCACGGCAGCCACGCTGGAATCCGGTCAGATGGTAGGTCGATGTCGCATGATGCCATCATACCAATTGCAAGAGCGCTCACCATTTCCTTCAGATTTGCCGCCGTCACTTCGAGCCTCAGCAAGCCCAGACGACCGTAG
- the 60S_2 gene encoding 60S ribosomal protein uL10 (BUSCO:EOG09264G1I~antiSMASH:Cluster_12): protein MGGKTGNKAGYFDKLKGLLEEYKSIFIVQVDNVSSQQMHEIRQALRGEGVVLMGKNTMVRRALKTFMGDFPEYERLLPHVKGNVGFIFTNGDLKATRDKILANRVAAPARAGAVAPADVYVPAGNTGMEPGKTSFFQALGVPTKIARGTIEITADVKVAEAGSRVGASEATLLNMLNISPFTYGMSIAQIYDQGQTFASSVLDIEESQLLKAFSSAISAVSSISLALNYPTLPSVMHSLVNAYKKTISVAIEIDYEWDAIHELKDRIANPDAYAAAAPAASSAPAAGGDAPAAAAKEEEKEESEDDDMGFGLFD from the exons ATGGGGGGCAAGACTGGAAACAAGGCTGGCTACTTCGACAAGCTCAAGGGCTTGCTCGAGGAGTACAagtccatcttcatcgtccaagTCGACAATGTCTCGTCGCAGCAGATGCACGAGATCCGTCAGGCTCTCCGTGGCGAGGGTGTCGTGCTGATGGGCAAGAACACCATG GTCCGCCGTGCGCTCAAGACCTTCATGGGTGACTTCCCTGAGTACGAGCGTCTCCTCCCACACGTCAAGGGCAACGTCGGTTTCATCTTCACCAACGGTGACCTCAAGGCCACCCGCGACAAGATTCTCGCCAACCGTGTCGCCGCTCCTGCCCGTGCTGGTGCCGTCGCTCCCGCCGATGTGTACGTTCCAGCCGGAAACACTGGTATGGAACCAGGAAAGACCTCTTTCTTCCAGGCTCTCGGTGTCCCAACCAAGATCGCTCGTGGTACCATTGAAATTACTGCCGACGTCAAGGTCGCCGAGGCTGGCAGCAGGGTCGGAGCTTCCGAAGCTACCCTTCTGAACATGCTGAACATCTCTCCCTTCACCTACGGTATGAGCATTGCTCAGATCTACGACCAGGGTCAGACTTTCGCTTCCTCCGTGCTCGACATTGAGGAGAGCCAGCTCCTCAAGGCTTTCAGCTCCGCCATCTCCGCTGTCAGCTCCATCTCGCTCGCCCTCAACTACCCAACCCTCCCATCTGTCATGCACAGCTTGGTCAACGCCTACAAGAAGACCATCTCGGTCGCCATCGAGATCGACTACGAGTGGGACGCCATCCACGAGCTCAAGGACCGCATCGCCAACCCAGACGCCTACGCCGCCGCTGCCccagctgcttcttccgCCCCAGCCGCTGGTGGTGATGCtccagctgccgctgctaaggaggaggagaaggaggagtctgaggacgacgacatgGGCTTCGGTCTCTTCGACTAA
- a CDS encoding uncharacterized protein (antiSMASH:Cluster_12), whose amino-acid sequence METIASCLESTAINSYLDIVPEMLSSQQEETNSGLSSPTSSPSPILATDAEHPCTSCGGQRSRRVSMVSDPKVEPSYAGRTYHPCTNSRCRRGRANTLDREWHAWQVHGENPKCDCGLPSKQGRQEPGDLFPGYGIWECAFGSCKYRSRDRKGRSVEKGEVKAKDVERFIPWLLNGR is encoded by the exons ATGGAAACTATCGCATCATGTCTCGAGTCGACGGCGATAAACAGCTATTTGG ACATCGTCCCAGAGATGCTCTCGTCTCAACAAGAAGAGACCAACAGCGGCCTCTCCTCACCCACCAGCTCTCCCTCGCCCATTCTCGCCACCGACGCTGAACACCCCTGCACCTCGTGCGGCGGACAACGCTCGCGACGCGTCTCCATGGTCTCGGACCCAAAGGTCGAACCCTCATACGCAGGTCGCACCTACCACCCATGCACCAacagtcgctgtcgtcgcgGCCGAGCCAATACTCTCGATCGCGAATGGCACGCCTGGCAAGTGCACGGCGAGAACCCAAAATGCGATTGCGGGTTGCCGAGTAAGCAGGGTCGACAGGAGCCTGGAGACTTGTTTCCCGGCTATGGGATCTGGGAGTGTGCATTCGGGAGCTGCAAGTATCGCAGTCGAGACCGTAAGGGGAGGAGTGTGGAGAAGGGAGAGGTGAAGGCCAAGGATGTCGAGAGGTTCATTCCATGGCTGCTGAACGGGAGGTGA